A window of the Anaerobaca lacustris genome harbors these coding sequences:
- a CDS encoding Hsp70 family protein: protein MNDRGVLSIDFGTTNSYYCKCPADQIAPVGVDFGTGRDGLPTAILYRGDREPLVGEAALHEFGEASGPERKQYRLCTQFKPDIAQSAEAAEAATGFLRTVIAQARRQHIALDPVDLNVIFGMPSESQGDFREALTGIAEQAGYGRVRLLDEPKGALLYHLWRKDFSPEEAQSGILVVDFGGGTCDFAFLQGLRVAGSWGDMELGGRLFDDLFFQWFVEQNPGVLDELRAAGDAYYVHSYLCREVKEFFSLTMARDRTETVNKSVGRYGSLRGMDWTGFTERASRYVPSPTLVEHLQNMGVQCRSVTQRDEPVDLIEWFRRSLIQGLGQQAVKSGDISRVILAGGSSQWPFVADVIADALNVDSSRLLRSDRPYAVIAQGLAILPALQKQFERTRETLRADLPQFCRTRVRPLVERVTGTYISQVATDVTLEVFDKSIRPVLEEFRSNGGSVRALRETIGANVKADEDRLREIIEARMRTLSLGLPGQLNELLAGWFGSYGLSVGDKPVGDGQAVSVQRDMIGPEAPDLYGGIMETVGWFVVAMATSAGAMICGGTGVALLASGPVGLLAGALLSAVAAFLAVRYGKVRAKELADNWNAPAWVVKRVMTPSRIARARTEFRGRLQEMLRWETASLQDQMEARIREITESQIEGLSEVAQL, encoded by the coding sequence ATGAACGATCGCGGCGTCCTATCCATCGATTTCGGCACGACGAACTCTTACTACTGCAAGTGTCCGGCCGACCAGATCGCGCCGGTCGGCGTCGATTTCGGCACCGGACGTGACGGCCTGCCCACCGCGATTCTCTATCGGGGCGACCGCGAGCCGCTTGTTGGCGAGGCGGCCCTGCACGAGTTCGGCGAGGCCTCGGGCCCCGAGCGAAAGCAGTACCGTCTCTGCACGCAGTTCAAGCCGGACATCGCGCAAAGCGCCGAAGCGGCCGAGGCCGCCACCGGTTTCCTGCGAACCGTGATCGCCCAGGCCCGCAGGCAGCATATCGCGCTCGACCCCGTCGATCTGAACGTGATCTTCGGGATGCCCAGCGAATCGCAGGGCGATTTCCGCGAGGCGCTGACCGGCATCGCCGAGCAGGCCGGCTACGGCCGGGTCCGCCTGCTCGACGAGCCCAAAGGGGCCTTGCTCTATCACCTGTGGCGCAAGGACTTCTCGCCCGAAGAGGCCCAGAGCGGAATCCTCGTCGTCGATTTCGGCGGCGGGACGTGCGACTTCGCCTTTCTACAGGGTCTGCGCGTTGCAGGCTCGTGGGGCGACATGGAACTGGGCGGCCGCCTGTTCGACGACCTGTTCTTCCAGTGGTTCGTAGAGCAGAACCCCGGCGTCCTCGACGAGCTTCGGGCCGCCGGCGACGCCTATTACGTTCATTCCTATCTGTGCCGGGAGGTCAAGGAGTTCTTCTCATTGACGATGGCGCGCGACCGTACCGAGACGGTCAACAAGTCCGTCGGCCGCTACGGCAGCCTGCGCGGCATGGACTGGACGGGATTCACCGAGCGGGCCAGCCGCTACGTGCCGAGCCCGACGCTCGTGGAGCACCTTCAGAACATGGGCGTGCAATGCCGCAGCGTGACGCAGCGCGACGAGCCGGTCGATCTGATCGAATGGTTTCGGCGCTCGCTGATCCAGGGGCTCGGTCAGCAGGCCGTCAAGAGCGGCGACATCAGCCGGGTGATCCTCGCCGGTGGCAGCAGCCAGTGGCCGTTCGTCGCCGATGTGATCGCCGACGCGTTGAACGTCGATTCGTCCCGCCTGTTGCGGAGCGACCGGCCCTACGCCGTGATCGCGCAGGGGCTGGCGATCCTGCCGGCGCTTCAAAAGCAATTCGAACGGACGCGCGAGACGCTGCGCGCCGACCTGCCTCAGTTCTGCCGAACGCGGGTCCGCCCGCTCGTGGAACGCGTCACCGGGACGTACATCTCCCAGGTCGCCACCGATGTGACGTTGGAGGTCTTCGACAAGTCGATTCGACCCGTTCTGGAGGAGTTCCGAAGCAATGGGGGTTCGGTAAGGGCCTTGCGAGAGACCATCGGCGCCAATGTCAAGGCCGACGAGGACCGGCTCAGGGAGATCATCGAGGCCCGGATGCGGACCTTGAGCCTGGGCCTGCCCGGACAGCTCAACGAACTGTTGGCCGGATGGTTCGGCTCCTACGGCCTGAGCGTGGGCGACAAGCCGGTCGGCGACGGGCAAGCCGTCTCCGTTCAGCGTGACATGATCGGACCGGAAGCGCCGGACCTCTATGGCGGAATCATGGAGACCGTCGGCTGGTTCGTGGTGGCCATGGCGACCAGCGCCGGCGCCATGATCTGCGGCGGGACCGGCGTGGCCCTGCTGGCGTCCGGGCCGGTGGGCTTGCTGGCCGGGGCGCTGCTCAGCGCCGTCGCCGCGTTTCTGGCCGTTCGCTATGGCAAGGTCAGGGCCAAGGAGTTGGCCGACAACTGGAACGCTCCGGCGTGGGTCGTCAAGCGGGTGATGACGCCGTCGCGAATCGCCAGAGCGCGAACGGAATTCAGAGGCCGGCTCCAAGAGATGCTCCGCTGGGAGACGGCAAGCCTCCAGGACCAGATGGAAGCGCGGATCCGCGAGATCACCGAATCGCAGATCGAAGGCCTCTCTGAAGTCGCCCAACTCTGA